One stretch of Cygnus olor isolate bCygOlo1 chromosome 1, bCygOlo1.pri.v2, whole genome shotgun sequence DNA includes these proteins:
- the TCF20 gene encoding transcription factor 20 isoform X1, producing the protein MQSFREQSSYHGNQQSYPQEVHGSSRLEEFSPRQQAQMFQSFGGGAGSGRRGAAGASTAMPGESSGHQSYQGFRKEAGEFYYMAANKDPVASGGQQPPQRRPSGPVQSYGPPQGSSFGSQYGSEGHVGQFQTQHSTLGGVSHYQQDYTGPFSPGSAQYQQQASSQQQQVQQLRQQIYQSHQPLPQASSQSASSTSHLQPMQRPSTLPSSASGYQLRVGQFSQHYQPPSSSSSSSFPSPQRFGQSGQNYDGSYSVNSGSQYEGHAVGSNAQAYGTQSNYSFQTQPMKGFEQSKLPQSGQQGQQQQHPPQHVMQYSNAASKLSLQSQVGQYSQTEVPVRSPMQFHQNFSPISNPSPAASVVQSPSCSSTPSPLMPGGENLQCGQGNMSMGSRNRILQMMPQLSPTPSMMPSPNAHAGGFKGFGLEGLQEKRLTDPGLSSLSALSSQVANLPNTVQHMLLSDALAPQKKSSKRSSSSKKADSCTNSEGSSQAEEQLKSPLAESLDGGCSSSSEDHGERVRQLSGQSTSSDTTYKGGNLERSNSSPAQGSQNEPSKLSTSPAAREDVASPDGKEAVVAVENAPKVNEKAVGVIVSREAMTGRVEKSGGQEKPAQDDASTAPQAPASASGGTKESGHAGPQPEAQGGSKGSKSGDNTNRNGEGNSQPGHAVVGSNFPVRTEPSKSPGSLRYSYKDNIAAGIQRNIGGFPQYPSGQEKGDFPGHSERKGRNEKFPSLLQEVLQGYHHHPDRRYSRNAQEHSGMAGSLEGAMRPNILISQTNELTNRGLLNKSMGSLLEGPHWGPWDRKSSSAAPDLKQINLADYPLARKFEVESQSSAHEAGALSERRSVICDISPLRQLVRDPGPHPMGHMGPEARSGRSERLAPGLSQSVILPGGIVSMETKMKAHSGQIKEEDFEQSKSSASLNNKKTGDHCHPAGIKHESFRGNASPGAAVSDSAPDYIPQQESRSTQMRRAPGRTGSSRGKSPSQYHDLADKLKMSPGRSRGPGADLHHMNPHMTLSERVNRGSLHSAYPQNSEGSSLAAAYHANARPHAFGDPNQSLNSQYHYKRQIYQQQQEEYKDWASSAAQGVIAAAQHRQEGARKSPRQQQFLDRVRSPLKNDKDGMMYLQGSSYHDTGSQEPGRCVMGSDSTQSKCADLKHGNQKLQQHESGWDLSRQTSPAKSSGPLGAANQKRFCPQDSDGHRREESSDLPKPSNAMLRLPGQEDQSPQNPLIMRRRVRSFISPIPTKRQPQDMKNSGSEDRGRMMTSAKEGADKTYNSYAHSSQSQDVGKPVGKGDSFKDLPSPDSRNCPAVSLTSPAKTKILPPRKGRGLKLEAIVQKITSPNIRRSVSTNSAESGADTVTLDDILSLKSGPEGGSVAGHGPEAEKRKGEMLSDQVGSASQDTASEITLPRSSEEWQSNEDDKTKKETPETASVSKEGAGSGAAAPPSQKSGGQGRSDGSVSGAGALAFPDSKTISPSGVFTSEPNPKAEEKDGDVTNISPKPDGFPPKGYFPSGKKKGRPIGSVNKQKKQQQQQQQQQQQQQQLPPPPPPPPVPPQSAEGVGGGEPKPKRQRRERRKPAAQPRKRKPRRAAPIVEPQEPEIKLKYATQSVDKTDSKNKSFFPYIHVVNKCELGAVCTIINAEEEEQNKLVRGRKGQRSSTPPPSNVESKVLPTSTFMLQGPVVTESSVLGHLVCCLCGKWASYRNMGDLFGPFYPQDYAATLPKNPPPKRATEMQSKVKVRHKSASNGSKTDTEEEEEQQQQKEQRSLAAHPRFKRRHRSEDCSGASRSLSRGASCKKATTEGGSGGEKTPLDSKPSMPTSEGGTELELQIPELPLDSNEFWVHEGCILWANGIYLVCGRLYGLQEAVEIAREMKCSHCQEPGATLGCYNKGCSFRYHYPCAIDADCLLNEENFSVRCPKHKPLLPCSLPSLQNKMVKGSLSTEQSERG; encoded by the coding sequence ATGCAGTCCTTTCGGGAGCAAAGTAGTTACCACGGAAACCAGCAGAGCTACCCGCAGGAAGTGCACGGTTCCTCCCGACTGGAAGAGTTCAGCCCCCGCCAGCAGGCCCAGATGTTCCAGAGCTTTGGAGGAGGCGCCGGCAGTGGACGTcgtggagcagcaggagcctcGACAGCAATGCCTGGTGAGAGCTCTGGCCATCAGAGCTACCAAGgtttcagaaaagaagcaggAGAGTTTTACTATATGGCTGCCAACAAAGATCCAGTGGCGtcaggagggcagcagccaccTCAGCGCAGGCCTTCTGGACCAGTGCAGAGCTATGGGCCCCCTCAAGGGAGTAGCTTTGGGAGTCAGTATGGGAGCGAGGGACACGTGGGCCAGTTCCAAACACAACATTCAACCCTCGGGGGCGTATCCCACTATCAGCAGGACTATACCGGTCCTTTCTCTCCGGGGAGTGCCCAGTATCAGCAGCAGGCTTCtagtcagcagcagcaggtgcagcAGCTGAGACAGCAGATCTATCAGTCTCATCAGCCCTTGCCCCAGGCTTCCAGCCAGTCTGCTTCTAGCACCTCGCACTTGCAGCCGATGCAGCGTCCGTCTaccctgccttcctctgcttctggcTACCAGTTACGAGTGGGTCAGTTCAGCCAACACTACCAGCCGCCTTCGTCgtcgtcctcctcctctttcccctccccGCAGCGTTTTGGCCAGTCAGGACAGAATTACGATGGAAGCTACAGCGTGAATTCTGGGTCGCAGTACGAAGGCCATGCCGTGGGTTCCAATGCACAGGCGTACGGGACCCAGTCAAACTACAGCTTTCAGACTCAACCGATGAAAGGCTTTGAGCAGTCTAAGCTGCCCCAAAgcgggcagcaggggcagcagcaacagcaccCGCCTCAGCACGTAATGCAGTATTCAAACGCTGCCTCCAAGCTCTCTCTTCAAAGTCAAGTGGGACAGTACAGCCAAACTGAAGTTCCTGTAAGGTCACCGATGCAGTTCCACCAGAACTTCAGTCCGATCTCTAACCCATCTCCTGCTGCATCTGTGGTTCAGTCCCCAAGCTGCAGCTCCACCCCTTCTCCCCTCATGCCGGGTGGAGAAAATCTCCAGTGCGGGCAAGGCAACATGTCCATGGGTTCTAGAAACCGAATCCTGCAGATGATGCCTCAGCTTAGTCCTACACCATCCATGATGCCGAGTCCCAATGCTCACGCAGGGGGATTCAaggggtttgggctggaaggactgcaggagaaaaggctcACAGATCCCGGGCTGAGTAGCCTGAGTGCTCTAAGCTCTCAAGTGGCCAACCTGCCCAACACAGTCCAGCACATGTTGCTTTCGGATGCCTTGGcacctcagaaaaaaagttccaaaaGGTCATCCTCTTCAAAGAAGGCCGATAGCTGCACAAACTCAGAAGGCTCCTCccaggcagaggagcagctcaAGTCTCCCCTGGCAGAGTCCCTTGATGGGGGCTGTTCCAGTAGTTCCGAGGACCACGGGGAAAGGGTGAGACAGCTGAGTGGGCAGAGCACGAGCTCAGACACCACCTACAAAGGGGGTAACTTAGAGAGATCCAACTCCTCACCAGCACAAGGCTCTCAGAACGAGCCATCAAAactcagcaccagccctgcagctagGGAGGATGTGGCCTCCCCTGACGGGAAGGAAGCTGTAGTGGCAGTGGAAAATGCCCCAAAAGTGAACGAAAAGGCAGTTGGAGTGATTGTCTCCCGGGAAGCCATGACAGGAAGAGTAGAAAAGTCAGGTGGACAAGAGAAACCTGCACAAGATGATGCTTCTACAGCCCCGCAGGCTCCAGCTAGTGCTAGTGGTGGTACAAAAGAATCTGGGCACGCAGGGCCACAGCCAGAAGCTCAAGGAGGAAGCAAAGGGAGCAAAAGTGGAGATAACACTAACCGCAATGGAGAGGGGAACAGCCAGCCTGGCCACGCAGTTGTTGGGTCAAACTTTCCTGTGAGAACAGAACCTTCCAAATCTCCTGGCAGTTTAAGATACAGTTACAAGGATAACATAGCGGCAGGTATACAGAGAAATATCGGCGGCTTTCCGCAGTATCCTTCTGGTCAAGAAAAAGGGGATTTTCCCGGGCACAGTGAGCGCAAAGGCCGGAATGAGAAGTTTCCCAGCCTCCTACAGGAGGTCTTACAGGGTTACCACCATCATCCAGACAGGAGGTATTCTAGGAATGCACAAGAACATTCTGGGATGGCCGGGAGTTTGGAGGGAGCCATGAGGCCCAACATCTTAATTAGTCAAACCAATGAATTGACCAATAGAGGCCTCTTAAATAAAAGCATGGGGTCTCTCCTGGAAGGCCCTCACTGGGGTCCCTGGGATAGGAAGTCTAGCAGCGCAGCTCCTGAcctgaaacaaataaatctaGCTGATTACCCTCTTGCTAGAAAGTTTGAGGTGGAGTCTCAGTCTTCTGCCCATGAAGCGGGAGCGCTCTCGGAGAGGAGATCAGTGATCTGTGACATATCTCCATTAAGGCAGCTTGTCAGAGATCCCGGTCCTCACCCCATGGGGCACATGGGTCCTGAGGCCAGAAGTGGAAGGAGCGAACGTCTTGCCCCTGGCTTAAGCCAGTCAGTAATACTCCCTGGTGGCATAGTAtccatggaaacaaaaatgaaagctcACAGTGggcaaataaaagaagaagatTTTGAACAGTCAAAGAGCTCAGCTAgtcttaataataaaaagacaggAGACCATTGTCATCCTGCTGGCATCAAGCACGAATCTTTCCGAGGCAATGCTAGCCCTGGAGCTGCGGTCTCCGATTCTGCTCCAGACTACATTcctcagcaggagagcaggTCGACGCAGATGAGACGAGCACCTGGCAGGACTGGAAGCAGCAGGGGGAAATCACCTTCTCAATATCACGATCTTGCTGATAAGCTGAAAATGTCACCAGGCAGAAGCAGGGGCCCGGGAGCAGATCTGCACCACATGAACCCCCACATGACACTATCTGAAAGAGTTAACAGGGGTTCCTTGCATTCTGCTTACCCTCAGAATTCAGAAGGCTCGTCTTTGGCTGCAGCATATCACGCAAATGCCAGGCCTCACGCTTTCGGTGACCCGAACCAGAGTTTAAATTCCCAGTATCATTACAAGAGACAGATATACCAGCAACAGCAAGAAGAATACAAAGATTGGGCAAGCAGCGCTGCTCAGGGTGTGattgctgcagctcagcacagaCAGGAAGGAGCAAGGAAGAGCCCAAGACAACAGCAGTTTCTGGACAGAGTAAGGAGTCCCTTGAAAAATGACAAGGATGGAATGATGTACCTTCAAGGCAGCTCTTATCACGATACTGGAAGCCAGGAGCCCGGGCGCTGCGTTATGGGGAGCGACAGTACTCAGAGCAAGTGCGCTGACCTGAAGCACGGTAACCAGAAGTTGCAGCAACACGAGTCTGGTTGGGACCTCTCTCGGCAAACTTCTCCTGCCAAAAGCAGCGGGCCTCTAGGAGCAGCCAACCAAAAAAGGTTTTGCCCTCAAGACAGCGATGGGCATAGACGAGAGGAATCTTCAGATTTGCCCAAGCCTAGTAATGCCATGCTCAGGCTCCCTGGCCAGGAAGACCAGTCTCCTCAAAATCCCTTAATTATGAGGAGGAGAGTCCGTTCTTTCATCTCGCCTATCCCTACCAAAAGACAGCCACAGGATATGAAGAACAGTGGCAGTGAAGATAGAGGGCGAATGATGACTTCAGCAAAAGAGGGAGCTGATAAAACCTACAATTCCTATGCCCATTCATCTCAAAGCCAAGATGTTGGCAAGCCAGTTGGAAAGGGAGATTCCTTCAAGGACCTGCCAAGTCCTGATAGCAGGAATTGCCCTGCTGTTTCCCTCACAAGCCCGGCTAAGACCAAAATATTGCCCCCAAGAAAGGGGCGAGGATTAAAACTGGAAGCTATCGTTCAAAAAATCACATCTCCCAATATTAGGAGAAGCGTTTCCACCAACAGTGCTGAAAGCGGTGCAGATACCGTCACTCTTGATGACATCCTGTCCCTTAAGAGCGGGCCTGAAGGAGGAAGCGTGGCTGGACACGGGCCAGAGgctgagaagagaaaaggggagaTGCTTTCAGATCAAGTGGGGTCAGCGAGCCAGGATACAGCTAGCGAAATAACTCTCCCACGGTCCTCAGAAGAGTGGCAGAGCAACGAGGATGATAAAACCAAGAAAGAGACCCCCGAAACTGCCAGTGTTAGTAAAGAAGGAGCAGGATCCGGCGCGGCAGCGCCACCTTCTCAGAAGTCAGGCGGTCAGGGAAGGTCCGATGGCTCTGTAAGCGGAGCTGGAGCTCTGGCCTTTCCAGACTCAAAAACAATTTCCCCTTCTGGTGTGTTTACTTCTGAACCAAACCCAAAGGCTGAGGAAAAAGACGGAGATGTGACAAACATTTCGCCCAAGCCAGATGGTTTCCCCCCAAAGGGATATTTTccctctggaaagaaaaaggggaggCCGATTGGGAGCGTGAACaagcagaagaagcagcagcagcagcaacaacagcagcagcaacagcagcaacaactgCCCCCACCCCCGCCGCCCCCACCTGTACCTCCGCAGTCTGCAGAAGGGGTAGGTGGTGGCGAGCCAAAGCCGAAGAGGCAGCGGAGGGAGAGGCGAAAACCTGCAGCACAGCCGCGGAAGCGGAAGCCTAGGCGGGCTGCTCCGATCGTGGAGCCTCAAGAACCAGAGATCAAGCTTAAATACGCTACCCAGTCTGTAGATAAAACTGACTCCAAGAATAAGTCCTTTTTCCCTTACATCCACGTGGTGAACAAGTGTGAGTTAGGCGCTGTGTGCACAATCATTAACgcggaggaagaggagcagaacaAATTGGTGAGAGGCCGGAAAGGACAGAGGTCTTCGACACCCCCTCCCAGCAATGTGGAGAGCAAAGTGCTGCCCACCTCAACTTTCATGCTGCAGGGCCCTGTAGTAACAGAGTCTTCTGTCTTGGGGCATCTGGTTTGCTGCCTGTGTGGCAAATGGGCCAGCTATCGTAACATGGGTGACCTCTTTGGTCCTTTCTACCCCCAGGATTACGCAGCCACCTTGCCCAAGAACCCGCCTCCAAAGAGGGCCACGGAAATGCAGAGCAAGGTCAAGGTACGGCACAAAAGTGCTTCTAATGGTTCCAAGACAGATAcggaagaggaggaggaacagcaacaacagaaggaacaaagaagccTAGCTGCTCATCCCCGCTTTAAGAGGCGGCACCGCTCTGAGGACTGTAGCGGAGCCTCTCGGTCACTTTCAAGGGGAGCTTCTTGTAAAAAAGCAACCACTGAGGGTGGCAGTGGTGGTGAAAAGACTCCTTTGGACTCAAAACCCTCTATGCCCACTTCAGAAGGTGGCACTGAGCTGGAGTTACAAATTCCTGAACTACCTCTTGACAGCAATGAATTTTGGGTCCATGAGGGTTGTATTCTCTGGGCCAATGGGATCTACCTGGTCTGTGGCAGGCTCTATGGGCTGCAGGAAGCTGTGGAGATTGCAAGAGAGATG